The following proteins are co-located in the Streptococcus anginosus genome:
- a CDS encoding adenine phosphoribosyltransferase, with the protein MDLKDYIATIENYPQEGILFRDISPLMADGNAYSYAIREIVQYATDKKIDMIVGPEARGFIVGCPVAYELGVGFAPVRKPGKLPREVISASYEKEYGVDTLTMHADSIKPGQRVLIVDDLLATGGTVKATIEMVERLGGIVAGCAFLIELDELKGREAIGNYDYKVLMHY; encoded by the coding sequence ATGGATTTAAAAGATTATATTGCAACCATTGAAAATTACCCGCAAGAAGGGATTTTATTTCGTGACATTAGCCCATTGATGGCAGATGGAAATGCCTATAGCTATGCTATTCGTGAAATTGTCCAATATGCTACGGACAAGAAAATTGATATGATTGTCGGTCCAGAAGCGCGTGGATTTATTGTTGGATGTCCGGTAGCTTATGAGCTTGGAGTTGGTTTTGCTCCAGTACGTAAGCCTGGGAAATTGCCTCGTGAGGTTATCTCAGCTAGTTATGAAAAAGAGTATGGTGTAGATACCTTAACAATGCACGCAGACTCTATCAAGCCTGGACAGCGTGTACTGATTGTTGATGACCTTCTTGCAACGGGAGGAACGGTTAAAGCAACAATTGAAATGGTTGAACGTTTAGGTGGTATCGTTGCAGGTTGCGCTTTCCTTATTGAATTGGATGAATTGAAGGGACGCGAAGCTATTGGTAACTACGATTACAAAGTTCTCATGCATTATTAA
- a CDS encoding LrgB family protein, with amino-acid sequence MSNLWGNPLFGLALSIFAYLVGMLIFRRFPHPLTTPLLLATIFVIVFLKLTGISYKNYYVGGAYLNNLIVPSTVALGIPLYKTFHLMKHHARSILIGTFIAVVVNTSFTALVAKAFGMDFFLAISLFPKSVTTAMAVGITDKIQGLATVTLVVVVATGILTSVIGPTVLKILKIKDPVAVGLALGGTGHAVGTGTAFKYGQVAGAMAGLAIGVTGIMYVIVSPIVASIILK; translated from the coding sequence ATGTCTAATTTGTGGGGCAATCCTTTATTTGGTTTGGCTTTATCAATCTTTGCTTATCTGGTAGGAATGTTGATTTTTCGCAGATTTCCGCATCCTTTGACAACCCCTTTACTTCTAGCCACCATATTTGTCATTGTATTTTTAAAATTGACAGGAATTTCTTACAAGAATTACTACGTAGGCGGGGCGTATTTGAATAATCTCATTGTGCCGTCAACGGTTGCACTGGGAATTCCTTTGTATAAAACATTTCATCTCATGAAACACCATGCCAGAAGTATTTTGATTGGTACTTTTATAGCGGTAGTAGTGAATACTAGTTTTACGGCCTTGGTCGCCAAGGCTTTTGGAATGGATTTTTTCTTAGCAATTTCACTCTTTCCCAAATCAGTAACAACAGCTATGGCGGTTGGAATTACAGATAAAATACAAGGGCTGGCGACGGTGACGTTGGTAGTTGTAGTTGCAACGGGAATCTTGACAAGTGTGATCGGTCCGACGGTTTTAAAAATCTTAAAAATCAAAGATCCTGTTGCAGTAGGCTTAGCTCTTGGAGGAACGGGACATGCTGTTGGGACAGGGACAGCCTTTAAATATGGACAAGTCGCAGGAGCTATGGCTGGTCTAGCTATTGGCGTGACAGGGATTATGTATGTGATTGTCAGTCCAATTGTTGCAAGTATTATTTTAAAATAG
- a CDS encoding CidA/LrgA family protein translates to MKLYVQLMIIFSISLIGEGISYLFHLPIPGSIIGLILLFLALQFKIFRLRHVSMVGNFLLANMTILFLPPAVGIMDKFHVIAPYLLPIVLIIVGAIVINVVVIAVVVHFIKNRFEGDYGEGETRNV, encoded by the coding sequence GTGAAATTATACGTACAATTGATGATTATTTTTTCGATTTCTTTGATAGGAGAAGGGATTTCCTATCTTTTTCATTTGCCTATTCCAGGAAGCATTATTGGCCTCATTCTTCTTTTTTTGGCTTTGCAATTTAAAATTTTCAGATTGCGGCATGTGAGTATGGTGGGAAATTTTTTATTAGCCAATATGACCATTTTATTTTTGCCGCCAGCGGTTGGAATTATGGATAAATTTCATGTCATTGCGCCTTATTTGTTGCCGATTGTTTTGATTATTGTTGGGGCGATTGTGATCAATGTGGTTGTCATTGCCGTGGTTGTTCATTTTATCAAAAATCGCTTTGAAGGAGATTACGGAGAAGGAGAAACAAGAAATGTCTAA
- a CDS encoding YdcF family protein, giving the protein MVLHLIWLLPALLFLALFYIEPRRLFNAYLLSIVLILFAAIVSGLFVIHMEQLVNRNLAMLSLLILALFIPLSVIISTIYLIFNGRQMMTFEGRRLANLLSLFYGLAIALSLALTFFFPHFIFLHKILSLTNGLLIYGSYLYVTYILYGFVYNTFPVIKHPDYIIILGSGLIGDKVPPLLAQRLEKGKMMYEKFHNHPKIVVSGGQGVDEPITEAEAMAQYLRQVGIPQEDIIIEQQSTNTLENLQFSKTILDQKSKENYYCLVVTNSFHSLRAGIYMRKLGIKGRSIGSRTALYFLPSAWIRETIGLIVLYWKWHAIFLGLYFIVWLTNLF; this is encoded by the coding sequence ATGGTATTGCATCTTATTTGGCTTCTTCCTGCTCTTCTTTTTCTTGCCTTGTTTTATATAGAGCCAAGGCGACTCTTCAATGCGTATTTGCTTAGTATCGTTTTAATTTTATTTGCCGCTATCGTTTCTGGTTTATTTGTGATTCATATGGAACAACTTGTCAATAGAAATCTGGCAATGCTTTCTTTGCTCATCTTAGCACTTTTCATTCCTTTGAGTGTTATAATTTCAACCATTTATCTCATTTTTAATGGCAGACAGATGATGACCTTTGAAGGTAGGCGTTTAGCAAACCTTCTCTCCCTCTTTTATGGACTCGCTATTGCTCTTTCCCTAGCGCTTACTTTTTTCTTTCCTCATTTTATCTTTCTTCATAAAATCCTATCTCTTACAAATGGACTTCTAATTTATGGTAGCTATCTTTATGTGACCTATATCCTTTACGGTTTTGTTTATAATACTTTTCCCGTCATAAAACATCCAGACTACATCATCATCTTAGGGTCTGGTTTGATAGGAGACAAGGTTCCGCCTCTTCTCGCTCAACGACTTGAAAAGGGGAAGATGATGTATGAAAAATTTCATAACCATCCCAAAATTGTCGTTTCTGGAGGACAAGGTGTCGATGAACCAATAACCGAAGCAGAAGCAATGGCGCAATATTTAAGGCAAGTAGGTATTCCACAAGAAGATATTATAATTGAACAGCAGTCAACCAATACCTTAGAAAATTTGCAGTTTAGCAAAACTATTTTAGACCAAAAAAGTAAGGAAAATTACTATTGCTTGGTCGTCACCAACTCTTTCCACTCTTTGCGAGCAGGTATTTACATGCGAAAGCTCGGCATAAAGGGGCGAAGTATCGGCTCTAGAACAGCACTTTATTTTCTCCCGTCGGCTTGGATACGTGAAACAATCGGACTGATTGTACTCTATTGGAAATGGCACGCTATTTTTCTTGGATTGTATTTCATTGTTTGGCTTACTAACCTCTTTTGA